From the genome of Sphingobacterium kitahiroshimense, one region includes:
- a CDS encoding SGNH/GDSL hydrolase family protein: MKLNLVLSFASLFVAFSSFAQQSINWNDPLKNKVIQGRIHTEELSNYYRLPESLKSQVRSPVWSLGTNSAGLYVDFQTDAEAIKVRYKVSGSLNMPHMPTIGVSGVDLYAQDDRGNWNWAFGNYNFADTVTYNYKALGKNSNFTYRLYLPLYNTVEWLEIGVGSDKSFKFVVQEGKPVVVYGTSIAQGACATRPGLAWSNMLGRAIKNPVINVAFSGNGRLEQPIIDHINQVDAAVFILDCIPNLALTKDRTAQQLDSLLSNAVTEIRKKHPKTPIIVTEHSSGFNNAIFNLDINEEYKKSSAVANQFVNRIKQSGDKNLYLLTNKEIGLDINSTVDSAHPNDIGMKKIADAYQKLINKVVKK, encoded by the coding sequence ATGAAATTAAACTTAGTTTTATCTTTTGCCAGTCTATTTGTTGCTTTTAGTTCATTTGCTCAACAATCGATCAACTGGAATGATCCGCTTAAAAATAAGGTGATTCAAGGACGTATTCATACGGAAGAATTATCGAATTATTACCGTTTGCCCGAGAGCTTGAAAAGTCAGGTGCGATCTCCTGTATGGAGCTTAGGTACCAATAGTGCCGGTTTGTATGTTGACTTTCAGACCGATGCGGAAGCCATTAAAGTACGCTATAAAGTAAGCGGATCTTTAAATATGCCACATATGCCTACGATTGGTGTTAGTGGTGTCGATTTATATGCGCAAGATGATAGGGGTAATTGGAACTGGGCATTTGGTAACTATAATTTTGCTGATACGGTAACCTATAATTATAAAGCATTAGGCAAAAATTCAAATTTTACTTATCGCTTATACCTGCCTTTATACAATACAGTGGAATGGTTGGAAATAGGAGTAGGGTCGGATAAGAGTTTTAAATTTGTTGTTCAAGAAGGTAAGCCAGTTGTTGTTTACGGAACTTCAATCGCTCAAGGCGCATGTGCTACTAGACCTGGATTAGCCTGGAGTAATATGCTAGGTAGAGCTATTAAAAACCCAGTCATCAATGTTGCCTTTTCGGGTAATGGTCGTTTAGAACAACCTATTATCGATCATATCAATCAAGTGGATGCTGCTGTTTTTATATTGGACTGTATTCCAAATCTAGCTTTAACGAAAGATAGAACTGCACAGCAACTGGATTCTTTACTGTCTAATGCAGTTACCGAAATTCGAAAAAAACATCCGAAGACACCGATTATTGTTACCGAGCATAGCTCAGGATTTAATAACGCCATCTTCAATTTAGATATTAACGAAGAATATAAAAAGAGCAGTGCTGTCGCTAACCAATTTGTAAATCGTATTAAGCAATCTGGAGATAAAAATCTCTATCTATTAACAAATAAGGAAATTGGTTTAGATATTAATTCAACCGTAGATTCTGCTCATCCAAATGATATCGGAATGAAAAAAATAGCCGATGCTTATCAAAAATTGATCAATAAGGTTGTTAAAAAGTAA
- a CDS encoding NAD(P)/FAD-dependent oxidoreductase, protein MNEDPIIIIGAGPAGLMAAQQLATRGYQVHIYEKNKAAARKFLVAGHGGFNLTHSEQIENFVTQYDAAEIQKIVRHFDNNATVEWLSSIGIPTYVGSSGKIFPEKHIKPIQVLQAWLDHLNQLGVIINYEYSFVDFDANSVILLHNKEVVRKSYRQLILTLGGGSWKKTGSDASWIPVLTNKKIKITPLQAANSGYNTTNDLSDLEGQVLKNIQVAFNGTSKLGEIVFTTYGIEGSPLYYMNRYSRPYKFPITLHIDLKPNVSLDAILKQMQSGGNISSLLKNKLKLSSTAVALLKKLDKQSFTDPIALGKHIKNYPIQVSGLRPLDEVISTAGGIPFNELNKDLSLHKFPLVYCAGEMLDWEAPTGGYLLQACFSTGVWVATSISKNHPLTI, encoded by the coding sequence ATGAACGAAGATCCTATTATCATCATTGGTGCTGGTCCAGCTGGACTGATGGCTGCGCAACAACTGGCAACAAGAGGTTATCAGGTACACATCTATGAAAAAAATAAAGCTGCGGCAAGAAAATTCTTAGTCGCTGGTCATGGCGGATTTAACCTAACGCATAGTGAGCAAATAGAAAACTTCGTTACTCAATATGATGCCGCGGAAATCCAAAAGATCGTACGCCATTTTGATAATAATGCTACTGTGGAATGGCTTTCATCAATCGGAATTCCGACATATGTTGGCAGTTCTGGAAAAATATTTCCCGAAAAACATATAAAACCCATCCAAGTTTTACAAGCATGGCTAGATCATCTCAATCAACTGGGAGTCATCATTAACTATGAGTACAGTTTCGTGGATTTTGATGCAAATTCTGTCATATTGCTGCACAACAAAGAAGTTGTCCGCAAAAGTTATCGTCAGCTCATCTTGACACTAGGTGGTGGTTCATGGAAAAAAACAGGATCAGATGCTTCATGGATTCCGGTTCTGACAAATAAAAAGATAAAAATTACCCCTTTACAAGCGGCCAATTCGGGATATAATACGACCAATGACCTGAGCGATCTAGAGGGACAGGTGTTAAAAAACATTCAGGTCGCATTTAACGGCACGAGCAAATTAGGAGAAATTGTATTTACAACCTATGGAATAGAAGGGAGTCCGCTCTATTATATGAACCGCTACAGCAGACCATACAAATTCCCGATTACACTTCATATTGATCTCAAGCCCAATGTGTCATTAGATGCAATTTTAAAGCAGATGCAATCTGGCGGAAATATAAGCTCACTATTAAAAAACAAACTTAAACTTTCATCCACTGCAGTTGCGCTATTAAAGAAATTGGATAAACAATCTTTCACAGATCCAATAGCCCTGGGAAAGCACATTAAAAACTACCCTATTCAAGTATCAGGATTAAGACCCTTAGATGAGGTGATCTCTACAGCTGGAGGTATACCCTTTAATGAACTGAATAAAGACCTTTCATTACATAAATTTCCTTTGGTATACTGTGCCGGCGAAATGCTAGACTGGGAAGCACCAACAGGCGGATATCTGCTACAAGCTTGTTTTAGTACAGGTGTTTGGGTTGCTACATCGATCAGTAAAAATCACCCTTTAACAATTTAA
- the kdsA gene encoding 3-deoxy-8-phosphooctulonate synthase codes for MINTVLPQIKNGDSTNFFLMAGPCAIEGEEIALRIAEKIVTITDRLNIPYIFKGSYRKANRSRVDSFTGIGDEKALRILEKVGKTFGVPTVTDIHESHEAALAAAYVDVLQIPAFLCRQTELLVAAAQTGKVVNIKKGQFLNAASMKFAVDKVIDSGNKNVLLTDRGNTFGYQDLIVDFRGIPEMRGFGVPTIMDCTHSLQQPNQTSGVTGGKPELIETIAKAAIAVGADGLFIETHPNPAQAKSDGANMLHLDYLEDLMEKLVRVRQAIL; via the coding sequence ATGATAAATACAGTACTACCTCAAATTAAAAATGGAGATTCGACGAATTTCTTTTTAATGGCAGGACCATGTGCGATAGAGGGAGAAGAAATCGCTTTAAGAATCGCAGAGAAAATCGTAACCATTACAGACCGCTTAAATATTCCTTATATATTTAAAGGATCTTACCGTAAAGCAAATCGTTCGCGTGTTGATTCTTTTACAGGAATAGGTGATGAGAAAGCTTTGCGTATTTTAGAGAAGGTTGGTAAAACATTTGGTGTACCCACTGTAACAGATATTCATGAAAGTCATGAAGCAGCTTTAGCTGCAGCATATGTTGATGTTCTACAGATTCCAGCTTTTTTATGTCGCCAAACAGAATTGCTTGTTGCAGCAGCGCAGACTGGAAAGGTAGTGAACATTAAAAAAGGACAATTTTTAAATGCAGCATCGATGAAGTTTGCTGTTGATAAAGTTATTGACTCGGGCAATAAGAACGTGTTATTAACAGATCGCGGTAATACATTTGGTTACCAGGATTTAATTGTTGATTTCAGAGGAATTCCAGAGATGAGAGGTTTTGGTGTACCAACTATTATGGACTGTACACACTCTTTGCAACAGCCAAATCAAACTTCTGGCGTAACGGGTGGTAAACCTGAATTGATAGAAACGATCGCAAAAGCTGCAATAGCAGTTGGAGCTGATGGTTTATTTATTGAGACTCATCCAAATCCAGCACAAGCAAAATCTGATGGCGCTAATATGCTACATTTAGATTACTTAGAAGACTTAATGGAAAAGTTAGTTCGTGTAAGACAAGCTATTCTTTAA